A DNA window from Mycolicibacter terrae contains the following coding sequences:
- a CDS encoding class I SAM-dependent methyltransferase: MSSSVAGDAERFEEIYRADQTARGLPASTPWDIGGPQPVVRRLVALGAIRGAVLDPGTGPGHHAIHFARHGFDATGIDVSETAIERARANAQAAGVTVDFRVGDAKALDGFSACFDTVVDTAFYNTFGGDSQHDYLRALHRATRPGARLYMVEAADYNINGFFMPPAMSIDELRSGLPAGGWRIDYLGPTSYLVNVSAAGFAAQVERNPDAPPRIRAIAQRLAVIEPLMDGQLAHAPFWEVHAARID, translated from the coding sequence GTGAGCTCGTCGGTTGCCGGCGACGCCGAACGGTTCGAGGAGATCTACCGCGCCGATCAGACCGCCCGGGGATTGCCGGCCTCCACCCCGTGGGACATCGGCGGACCGCAGCCGGTGGTGCGGCGTCTGGTGGCGCTGGGTGCGATCCGGGGGGCGGTGCTCGACCCGGGGACCGGACCGGGCCACCACGCGATCCACTTCGCCCGGCACGGCTTCGACGCGACCGGCATCGACGTGTCCGAGACGGCCATCGAGCGTGCTCGTGCCAACGCGCAGGCGGCGGGGGTGACCGTTGATTTTCGGGTCGGCGACGCCAAGGCTCTCGATGGTTTCTCCGCTTGTTTCGACACCGTCGTCGACACCGCCTTCTACAACACGTTCGGCGGTGATTCCCAGCACGATTACCTGCGGGCGCTACACCGGGCTACCAGGCCGGGTGCCCGGCTCTACATGGTCGAAGCCGCCGACTACAACATCAACGGGTTCTTCATGCCCCCGGCGATGTCGATCGACGAGCTGCGATCCGGGCTGCCGGCCGGTGGCTGGCGGATCGACTACCTGGGGCCGACCAGCTACCTGGTTAATGTCAGTGCGGCGGGGTTCGCCGCGCAGGTCGAGCGGAATCCGGACGCGCCGCCGCGGATCCGGGCGATCGCGCAACGGCTGGCGGTCATCGAGCCGCTGATGGACGGGCAGCTGGCGCACGCCCCGTTCTGGGAAGTCCACGCCGCTCGCATCGACTGA
- the hemQ gene encoding hydrogen peroxide-dependent heme synthase, whose product MAHLDYDKLNSTIRYVMFSVFSVRPGVLDEGPATRDEIADQAATFLKQQEERGVVIRGIYDVAGLRADADFMIWSHAERIEDLQAAYAGFRRTALGRACTPVWSNVALHRPAEFNKSHVPAFIAGEPAGAYICVYPFVRSHEWYVLPEEDRRRMLAEHGMAARPYKDVRANTVPAFALGDYEWILAFEAPELDLIVDLMRDLRNTEARLHAREETPFFTGPRIEVEQLVATLP is encoded by the coding sequence ATGGCGCACCTCGATTACGACAAGCTGAATTCCACTATCCGCTACGTGATGTTCTCGGTGTTCTCGGTTCGTCCGGGGGTGCTCGACGAAGGTCCCGCCACCCGTGACGAGATCGCCGATCAGGCCGCCACCTTCTTGAAACAGCAGGAAGAACGCGGCGTGGTGATCCGCGGTATCTACGATGTCGCCGGCCTGCGCGCCGACGCCGACTTCATGATCTGGAGCCACGCCGAGCGCATCGAGGACCTGCAAGCCGCCTACGCCGGTTTCCGCCGCACCGCACTGGGCCGGGCCTGCACCCCGGTGTGGAGCAACGTGGCACTGCACCGCCCCGCCGAATTCAACAAGAGTCATGTCCCGGCGTTCATCGCCGGTGAGCCGGCCGGTGCCTACATCTGCGTGTACCCGTTCGTGCGCTCTCACGAGTGGTACGTGCTGCCCGAGGAGGACCGCCGCCGGATGCTGGCCGAACACGGGATGGCCGCCCGACCGTACAAGGACGTCCGCGCCAACACCGTGCCGGCGTTCGCGCTCGGTGACTACGAGTGGATCCTGGCGTTCGAGGCGCCCGAACTCGACCTCATCGTCGATCTGATGCGCGACCTGCGAAACACCGAGGCGCGCCTGCACGCTCGGGAGGAGACCCCGTTCTTCACCGGTCCGCGCATCGAGGTCGAGCAGTTGGTGGCCACCCTGCCGTGA
- the msrB gene encoding peptide-methionine (R)-S-oxide reductase MsrB, producing the protein MTSPKVALTDDEWRRKLTAEEFAVLRRGGTEPPNTGEYTDTTTEGVYECRACGAELFRSTEKFPSHCGWPSFFDPADSDAVILRPDDSLGMRRTEVLCAACHSHLGHVFTGEGYPTPTDQRYCINSICLRLVPPS; encoded by the coding sequence ATGACCTCTCCGAAAGTGGCACTCACCGACGACGAGTGGCGCCGCAAACTCACCGCTGAGGAGTTCGCCGTGCTGCGTCGCGGCGGCACCGAGCCCCCGAACACCGGCGAATACACCGACACCACCACCGAAGGTGTCTACGAGTGCCGGGCGTGCGGTGCCGAATTGTTCCGCAGCACAGAGAAATTCCCGTCGCACTGCGGTTGGCCGTCGTTCTTCGACCCGGCGGACTCCGATGCGGTGATCTTGCGCCCGGACGACTCGCTGGGGATGCGCCGCACCGAGGTGTTGTGCGCGGCCTGCCACAGCCACCTGGGCCATGTGTTCACCGGCGAGGGCTACCCCACCCCGACCGATCAGCGGTACTGCATCAACTCGATCTGCCTGCGGCTGGTGCCGCCGTCCTGA
- a CDS encoding alpha/beta hydrolase gives MTRHARFARIALAVALPVATVLAGCAPGLAANPRFATDSGAGPQGQPESTPDSAGPPPVEVPKNDLPWHDCTARVFNDAAVPATPGVRLDCASYDADVDPLGGGSTAISIGVVRARSVQTPADAGPVVFTTGWDLPSSLQLPTWLARGGADVLAGHPVVAVDRRGTGMSSPVDCRDRGDREEMWNLAQFAAGDDPVANLGTVAMDATTDCTDAISPGESSYDNTHAATDLERLRSIWDVPALALIGIGNGAQVALAYAGSHPGKVARLALDSPIPLGVAAEAAAEQRIKGQEAAFEAFAAQCVAVNCALAPDPKGVVDAVLDSARTGNGPGGASVAAVTHAIVSTLGYPIGDRVSSTNELARALAGAHAGDANLLNNLINRAQGTVGSDGHFINSCADALNRPTPDRVRELLVAWGKEYPQFGAVGALDMAQCLSWPSSATPEAAKELKIDVLLFGVQNDPIVGEEGVAATAAAVINAGAASKRVMWQGIGHGATVYSSCTLPPLIGYLDSGKLPDTDVYCPA, from the coding sequence ATGACCCGCCACGCCAGGTTTGCCAGGATCGCGCTCGCGGTCGCCCTGCCGGTGGCCACCGTGCTGGCCGGCTGTGCGCCCGGGCTGGCCGCGAACCCGCGCTTCGCCACCGACTCCGGCGCCGGCCCGCAGGGGCAACCCGAATCCACCCCCGACAGCGCCGGCCCGCCGCCGGTCGAGGTACCCAAGAACGACCTGCCCTGGCATGACTGCACGGCGCGGGTGTTCAATGACGCCGCGGTGCCCGCGACCCCCGGGGTGCGGTTGGACTGTGCCAGTTATGACGCCGACGTCGACCCGCTCGGGGGCGGCTCCACGGCGATCAGCATCGGTGTGGTGCGGGCCAGGTCGGTGCAGACCCCCGCCGACGCCGGGCCCGTGGTGTTCACCACCGGCTGGGACCTGCCGTCCTCGCTGCAGCTGCCGACCTGGCTGGCGCGCGGCGGTGCCGATGTGCTCGCCGGCCACCCTGTCGTGGCCGTGGACCGGCGCGGCACCGGCATGTCGAGCCCGGTGGACTGCCGCGACCGCGGTGATCGCGAGGAGATGTGGAACCTGGCGCAGTTCGCCGCCGGCGACGACCCGGTGGCCAACCTGGGCACCGTCGCGATGGACGCCACCACCGACTGCACCGACGCCATCTCGCCCGGGGAGTCCTCCTACGACAACACCCACGCCGCCACCGACCTCGAACGGCTGCGCAGCATCTGGGACGTTCCGGCGCTGGCCCTGATCGGAATCGGCAATGGTGCCCAGGTCGCCCTGGCCTACGCCGGATCCCATCCCGGCAAGGTGGCCCGGTTGGCGCTGGACTCCCCCATCCCGCTTGGCGTGGCCGCCGAGGCCGCCGCCGAGCAGCGGATCAAGGGCCAGGAGGCGGCCTTCGAGGCGTTCGCCGCCCAGTGCGTCGCGGTGAACTGCGCCCTGGCGCCCGACCCCAAGGGTGTCGTGGACGCGGTGCTGGACTCCGCCCGTACCGGGAACGGTCCGGGCGGCGCCTCGGTGGCCGCGGTGACCCATGCCATCGTCAGCACCCTGGGCTATCCCATCGGTGACCGTGTCAGCAGCACCAACGAATTGGCCAGGGCGCTGGCCGGCGCGCATGCCGGTGACGCCAACCTGCTGAACAACCTCATCAACCGGGCCCAGGGCACCGTCGGCAGCGACGGCCACTTCATCAATTCGTGCGCCGACGCGCTCAACCGGCCCACCCCCGACCGGGTCCGGGAGCTGCTGGTCGCCTGGGGCAAGGAGTACCCGCAGTTCGGCGCCGTCGGCGCCCTCGATATGGCGCAGTGCCTGAGCTGGCCCAGCAGCGCCACCCCGGAGGCGGCGAAGGAGCTCAAGATCGACGTGCTGCTGTTCGGGGTGCAAAACGACCCGATCGTCGGCGAGGAGGGTGTGGCGGCCACCGCCGCGGCCGTCATCAACGCCGGCGCGGCCAGCAAGCGGGTGATGTGGCAGGGCATCGGTCACGGGGCCACCGTGTACTCGTCGTGCACGCTGCCCCCGCTGATCGGCTATCTCGACAGCGGCAAGCTGCCCGACACCGACGTCTACTGCCCGGCCTGA
- the zapE gene encoding cell division protein ZapE has protein sequence MATIAPCGYSSCVPNSAVESIPHLVDRHPAVSPERLIAQLKPPPTFSGASFASYRPDPAEPTQAAAVAACTAFCAQALARRAGRRRLFGKREVLPGVGLYLDGGFGVGKTHLLASVYRDITETTDAAQPHRTAFATFMELTQLAGVFGFTECIELLGGYTVVCIDEFELDDPGNTTLVSRLLSELVARGVSVAATSNTLPEQLGEGRFAVQDFLREIHALASIFTPVRVDGPDYRHRDLPPAPEPPSAQQVMQRAAAQPGSTLDDFDALCAHLATMHPSRYLTLIEGVTTVFLTGAHPIEDQNVALRLVALTDRLYDAGTPVVASGAKLDDIFSAEMLAGGYRKKYLRATSRLLALSSGG, from the coding sequence ATGGCCACGATTGCACCATGTGGCTACAGTTCCTGCGTGCCTAACTCCGCCGTCGAGTCGATCCCTCACCTGGTGGACCGGCATCCGGCGGTCTCACCGGAGCGGTTGATCGCGCAGCTCAAGCCGCCTCCGACGTTCTCTGGCGCCAGCTTCGCCAGCTACCGGCCCGACCCCGCCGAGCCCACCCAGGCGGCGGCCGTGGCGGCCTGCACCGCGTTCTGTGCGCAGGCGCTGGCGCGGCGGGCCGGGCGGCGAAGACTGTTCGGCAAGCGCGAAGTGCTGCCGGGTGTCGGGCTCTACCTCGACGGCGGGTTCGGCGTGGGCAAAACCCACCTGCTGGCGTCGGTCTACCGCGACATCACCGAGACCACCGATGCAGCGCAGCCGCATCGGACCGCGTTCGCGACATTCATGGAACTGACCCAGCTGGCCGGCGTGTTCGGTTTCACCGAGTGCATCGAGTTGCTCGGCGGCTACACGGTGGTGTGCATCGACGAGTTCGAACTCGACGACCCGGGCAACACCACCCTGGTGTCACGGCTGCTGTCGGAGCTGGTGGCGCGCGGGGTCTCTGTTGCTGCCACGTCGAACACCCTGCCCGAGCAGCTCGGCGAGGGACGCTTCGCCGTGCAGGATTTTCTACGGGAAATCCATGCTCTGGCAAGCATTTTCACTCCGGTGCGGGTCGACGGTCCGGACTATCGGCATCGGGACCTGCCGCCTGCTCCCGAGCCGCCGTCTGCGCAGCAGGTCATGCAGCGCGCCGCGGCGCAGCCCGGCTCCACCCTGGACGACTTTGACGCGCTGTGCGCGCACCTGGCCACCATGCACCCGTCGCGGTACTTGACGCTGATCGAAGGCGTCACCACGGTGTTTCTCACCGGTGCGCATCCCATCGAAGATCAGAACGTGGCGCTGCGCCTGGTGGCGCTGACCGACCGGCTTTACGACGCGGGCACCCCGGTGGTGGCCTCCGGGGCGAAGCTGGACGACATCTTCAGTGCCGAGATGCTGGCCGGCGGGTACCGCAAGAAATACCTGCGGGCCACATCCCGGTTGCTGGCGCTGAGCAGCGGCGGTTAG
- a CDS encoding protoporphyrinogen oxidase → MTLSYCVVGGGISGLAAAYRLRATLGDAVDITLFDPADRLGGVLRTETLGGIGVDVGAEAFVARRPELPALLAELGLADRERTTTGVRPLLYRHRTLHPLPPDTLSGIPSSPGSMAGLVDEETIARIAAEPTRPLTFQPGSDPALGALVADRFGEQVVACSVDPLIGGVYAGSAATVGLRSAVPALAAALDDGAPSLTEAVRRALPPKTGEPVFGAIAGGYQVLIDALVRRSRLRWVQAAVTQIDPTGDGWLLRDSAGGYYRADRVVMAVPANVLARLATGFAPRAAAAASQITSASSVVVAMAVLAGAPFPANSGVLVATGERLHAKAITLTSRKWDHWGYGGKVELLRLSFGRFGDSRTRASDAELVGWAVADLETVFGAVVDPLDVRVQRWPAAMPQYRSGHAALVARLRAGLPATVAAAGNYLDGIGVPACVAAADRAVAAVTSATPAP, encoded by the coding sequence GTGACGTTGTCGTATTGCGTTGTCGGAGGCGGTATCTCCGGTCTGGCCGCCGCCTACCGACTGCGCGCGACGCTCGGTGACGCCGTCGACATCACCCTCTTCGATCCGGCCGACCGGCTCGGCGGCGTGCTGCGCACCGAGACCCTGGGCGGTATCGGAGTCGACGTGGGCGCGGAGGCGTTCGTCGCGCGTCGGCCGGAACTGCCGGCCCTGCTGGCCGAGCTGGGCCTGGCCGATCGGGAACGCACCACCACCGGGGTGCGGCCGCTGCTGTACCGCCACCGGACACTGCATCCGCTGCCGCCGGACACGCTGAGCGGTATCCCGTCCTCGCCGGGGTCGATGGCCGGCCTGGTCGATGAGGAGACCATCGCCCGCATCGCCGCCGAACCCACCCGGCCGCTGACGTTCCAACCCGGTAGCGACCCGGCGCTGGGGGCGCTGGTGGCAGACCGGTTCGGCGAGCAGGTGGTCGCCTGCTCGGTGGATCCGCTGATCGGCGGGGTGTACGCCGGTTCGGCGGCGACGGTCGGTCTGCGCTCGGCGGTGCCGGCCCTGGCCGCCGCGCTGGACGACGGCGCACCCAGCCTCACCGAGGCGGTGCGCCGGGCGCTGCCGCCGAAAACCGGTGAACCGGTGTTCGGTGCGATCGCCGGCGGCTACCAGGTGCTGATCGACGCACTGGTACGCCGAAGCAGGCTGCGCTGGGTACAGGCTGCGGTGACGCAGATCGACCCGACCGGAGACGGTTGGCTGTTGCGCGACTCCGCCGGGGGCTACTACCGCGCCGACCGGGTGGTGATGGCCGTGCCCGCCAATGTGCTGGCCCGGCTGGCCACCGGGTTCGCCCCGCGCGCCGCGGCGGCCGCCAGCCAGATCACCAGCGCATCGTCGGTGGTGGTGGCGATGGCGGTGCTGGCCGGTGCGCCGTTCCCGGCCAACTCCGGAGTGCTGGTCGCGACCGGGGAGCGGCTGCACGCCAAGGCGATCACCTTGACCTCACGCAAGTGGGACCACTGGGGGTACGGCGGCAAGGTGGAGCTGCTGCGGTTGTCGTTCGGCCGGTTCGGCGACTCCCGCACCCGGGCCTCCGACGCCGAGCTGGTGGGTTGGGCGGTGGCCGACCTGGAGACCGTCTTCGGTGCCGTGGTCGATCCGCTGGATGTCCGGGTGCAGCGCTGGCCTGCGGCGATGCCGCAATACCGGTCCGGCCACGCCGCCCTGGTCGCCAGGCTTCGCGCCGGACTGCCGGCAACGGTGGCCGCCGCGGGCAACTACCTCGACGGCATCGGGGTGCCGGCCTGCGTCGCGGCGGCCGATCGGGCGGTGGCGGCCGTGACCAGCGCCACCCCGGCACCCTAG
- a CDS encoding DUF3000 domain-containing protein: MHAATVRPEIELGPIRPPQRLAPYSYALGAEVKHAETDFVPEDSDGDAFGRLILLYDPDGTDAWDGTMRLVAFIQADLDPQEAIDPLLPEVAWSWLVEALGSRTEHVTALGGTVTATTSVRYGDISGPPRGHQLELRASWTATTPELGGHVQAFCEVLEHAAGLPPVGITDLSSRTRV; the protein is encoded by the coding sequence ATGCACGCCGCGACGGTGCGGCCGGAGATCGAGTTGGGCCCGATCCGGCCGCCGCAGCGTCTGGCGCCCTACAGCTATGCGCTGGGCGCCGAGGTCAAGCATGCCGAGACCGACTTCGTCCCGGAGGACTCCGACGGCGACGCGTTCGGCCGGCTGATCCTGCTGTACGACCCGGACGGCACCGACGCCTGGGACGGCACCATGCGATTGGTGGCGTTCATCCAGGCCGACCTGGACCCGCAGGAGGCGATCGACCCGCTCCTGCCCGAGGTCGCGTGGAGCTGGCTGGTCGAGGCGCTGGGGTCGCGAACCGAGCACGTCACCGCGCTGGGCGGGACCGTCACCGCGACCACCTCGGTGCGCTACGGCGACATCTCCGGGCCGCCCCGCGGACACCAATTGGAGCTGCGGGCGTCCTGGACCGCGACCACGCCCGAACTGGGCGGGCACGTCCAGGCGTTCTGCGAGGTTCTCGAACACGCTGCGGGCCTGCCGCCGGTCGGGATCACCGACCTGAGCTCCCGAACCCGCGTCTGA
- a CDS encoding Clp protease N-terminal domain-containing protein — translation MADPTPLTPPVRLDDLINAITDVHDNPLEQLTDAVLAAEHLGEVADHLIGHFVDQARRSGASWTEIGKRMGVTKQAAQKRFVPRPEAAALDAEQGFARFTPRARSAVVAAQNAAHRARNAEITPGHLVLGLLHDPDALATALITAQHIEPGAVAAAVTLPPGEGEPPALIPFSGPARKALELTFRTALRLGHNYIGTEHLLLALLESEDDAGPLHRAGVDRDRAEADLARALESITTHPAAGETDPAN, via the coding sequence ATGGCCGATCCGACTCCCCTGACCCCGCCCGTGCGTCTGGACGACCTCATCAACGCCATCACCGATGTGCACGACAATCCCCTGGAGCAGTTGACCGACGCCGTGCTGGCCGCCGAGCACCTCGGCGAGGTCGCCGACCACCTGATCGGGCACTTCGTCGACCAGGCCCGCCGGTCCGGCGCGTCGTGGACGGAGATCGGCAAGCGCATGGGAGTCACCAAGCAGGCCGCGCAGAAGCGGTTCGTCCCGCGCCCGGAGGCCGCCGCGCTCGACGCCGAGCAGGGCTTCGCCCGTTTCACGCCGCGGGCCCGCAGCGCGGTGGTGGCGGCCCAGAACGCCGCCCACCGGGCGCGCAACGCCGAGATCACCCCCGGCCACCTGGTGCTGGGCCTGCTGCACGATCCCGACGCGCTGGCCACCGCCTTGATCACGGCACAGCACATCGAACCGGGCGCCGTCGCGGCCGCCGTCACACTTCCGCCCGGCGAGGGTGAACCACCCGCGTTGATTCCGTTCAGCGGGCCGGCCCGCAAGGCGCTGGAGCTGACGTTCCGCACCGCACTTCGGCTCGGGCACAACTACATCGGCACCGAACACCTGCTGCTGGCATTGCTTGAATCCGAAGACGACGCCGGACCGCTACATCGCGCCGGAGTGGACCGGGACAGGGCCGAAGCCGACCTCGCCAGAGCCCTGGAATCGATCACCACGCACCCGGCCGCCGGCGAGACTGACCCCGCGAACTGA
- the hemE gene encoding uroporphyrinogen decarboxylase, whose amino-acid sequence MSARRELPDSPFLAAAAGRQPARVPVWFMRQAGRSLPEYRALRAQHSMLAACFDPELVCEITLQPVRRHDVDAAILFSDIVVPLRGAGVDLDIVPDVGPVIADPVRSAADVAALAPLDPQRVTAVAEAVSLLVGALGEVPLIGFAGAPFTLASYLVEGGPSRNHAHTKAMMLADPDSWHHLMTRLTDLTIAFLTVQLDHGVDAIQLFDSWAGTLSLTDYRNFVLPHSARVFATLADAGVPMTHFGVQTAELLGAMAEAGATVVGVDWRTRLTDAADRVGAGIALQGNLDPAVVLAGWPVVERAARAVVEDGRAAVAAGASGHVFNLGHGVLPESDPGVLTDLVSLVHSL is encoded by the coding sequence ATGAGTGCCCGTCGTGAGCTGCCCGATTCCCCCTTCCTGGCCGCCGCTGCCGGCCGGCAACCCGCCCGGGTGCCGGTCTGGTTCATGCGGCAGGCCGGCCGGTCGCTGCCGGAATACCGAGCCCTGCGCGCCCAGCACAGCATGCTGGCCGCCTGCTTCGACCCGGAGTTGGTCTGCGAGATCACCCTGCAGCCGGTGCGCCGTCACGACGTGGACGCGGCGATCCTGTTCTCCGACATCGTGGTGCCGCTACGCGGCGCCGGGGTGGACTTGGACATCGTGCCCGACGTCGGCCCGGTGATCGCCGATCCGGTGCGCAGCGCGGCCGATGTCGCCGCCCTGGCCCCGCTGGACCCGCAGCGGGTGACGGCCGTTGCCGAGGCGGTGTCGCTGCTGGTGGGCGCGCTCGGCGAGGTACCGCTGATCGGCTTCGCCGGCGCGCCGTTCACCCTGGCGTCCTACCTGGTCGAGGGCGGGCCCAGCCGGAACCACGCGCACACCAAGGCGATGATGCTGGCCGACCCCGACAGCTGGCATCACCTGATGACCCGGCTCACCGATCTGACCATCGCGTTTCTGACCGTGCAGCTCGACCACGGTGTGGACGCGATCCAGCTGTTCGACTCCTGGGCCGGCACCCTGAGCCTGACCGACTACCGCAACTTCGTGCTGCCGCACAGTGCCCGGGTGTTCGCCACGCTGGCCGACGCCGGCGTGCCGATGACGCATTTCGGGGTGCAGACCGCCGAGCTGCTGGGCGCCATGGCCGAAGCCGGCGCCACCGTGGTGGGCGTGGACTGGCGGACCCGCCTGACCGATGCCGCCGACCGGGTCGGCGCGGGCATCGCCCTGCAGGGCAACCTGGATCCCGCGGTGGTGTTGGCGGGCTGGCCGGTAGTGGAACGCGCGGCCCGCGCCGTCGTGGAGGACGGTCGCGCCGCGGTGGCCGCTGGGGCTTCCGGGCATGTGTTCAACCTCGGGCACGGCGTACTGCCGGAATCAGACCCCGGGGTGCTCACCGATCTGGTGTCGTTGGTCCATTCACTGTGA
- a CDS encoding pyrimidine reductase family protein, with the protein MSDLSADPGFTRLDAAQPVDDAELARLYAYPERDNPRIWLRANFIGSIDGGATLEGKTGELASTGDRTLFMLLRALADIVVVGAGTVRVENYGGARLNVTERLRRRDRGQSEVPRLAIVSRSGQLDRGMRVFTDTELAPLVLTSAAAAGDTRRRLAGHAEVLDCSAGDPDRVDEAAILSTLAARGQYRVLTEGGPTLLGSFIERDLLDELCLTVAPFLVGGLARRIATGPGEVATRMHCAHLLTDESGYLYGRYVKSARL; encoded by the coding sequence ATGTCCGACCTCAGCGCAGACCCGGGTTTCACCCGGTTGGACGCGGCTCAGCCCGTCGATGATGCCGAACTGGCCCGGCTGTACGCCTACCCCGAACGGGACAACCCGCGCATCTGGCTGCGGGCCAATTTCATCGGCAGCATCGACGGCGGCGCAACGCTGGAGGGCAAGACCGGCGAGCTGGCGAGCACGGGCGACCGGACCCTGTTCATGCTGCTGCGGGCACTGGCCGACATCGTGGTGGTCGGCGCCGGCACGGTCCGGGTCGAGAACTACGGCGGCGCCAGGCTCAACGTCACCGAGCGCCTGCGTCGCCGCGACCGCGGCCAGTCCGAGGTGCCCCGGCTGGCGATCGTCAGCCGCTCCGGGCAACTCGACCGGGGCATGCGGGTCTTCACCGACACCGAGTTGGCGCCGTTGGTGTTGACCAGCGCTGCGGCGGCCGGCGACACCCGGCGGCGGCTGGCCGGGCACGCAGAGGTCCTGGACTGCTCGGCCGGCGACCCGGACCGGGTCGATGAGGCGGCGATCCTGTCCACGTTGGCCGCACGCGGGCAGTATCGGGTGCTCACCGAGGGCGGGCCGACCCTGCTGGGCTCGTTCATCGAACGCGATCTGCTCGACGAGCTGTGCCTGACCGTCGCGCCTTTCCTCGTCGGGGGGTTGGCCCGGCGCATCGCCACCGGCCCCGGCGAGGTGGCGACCCGGATGCACTGCGCGCATCTGCTGACCGACGAATCCGGCTACCTCTACGGCCGCTACGTCAAAAGCGCCCGCCTATAA
- the aftC gene encoding arabinofuranan 3-O-arabinosyltransferase, whose product MYGALVTAVNSLRSSLLTAFRPPTSAPSAATVLRSVLWPVAIMSLIHRAVILPLNGNITDDFKPVYRAVLNFRHGLDIYNEHFDYVDPHYLYSPGGTLLMSPFGYLPETLSRYTFIATNTIAILLAAYLLLRMFGFGLTSVAAPALLAAMFLTESVSSTLVFTNINGVVLLAEVLFLRWVLDGREGRQWWAGVAIGLTLVVKPVLAPLLLLPVLNRQWRPLIGAVAAPVLFNLVAFPLASDPTSYFAHTVPYIMGTRDYFNSSILGNGVFFGLPPALILFLRVLFTAIAALSLWLLYRYYRTRDPRFWLLTSSGVLLTTSFLVLSLGQGYYSIVLFPFLMTVVLPNSVLRNWPAWLGVYGFMTLDKWLIFRWMNVGRPLDYLKITYGWSLLLIVVCAVLCYRYLDAREADRLDHGIDPAWLADETDRVNVEA is encoded by the coding sequence GTGTACGGTGCGCTGGTGACGGCAGTTAACTCACTTCGCAGCAGTCTGCTGACCGCCTTCCGCCCACCGACCAGCGCGCCGAGCGCCGCGACCGTGCTGCGTTCGGTGCTGTGGCCGGTGGCCATCATGTCGTTGATTCACCGCGCGGTGATCCTGCCGCTCAACGGCAACATCACCGACGACTTCAAGCCGGTCTACCGCGCGGTGCTCAACTTCCGGCACGGCCTGGACATCTACAACGAGCACTTCGACTACGTCGACCCGCACTACCTCTACTCCCCCGGCGGCACCTTGCTGATGTCGCCGTTCGGGTATCTGCCCGAGACCCTATCGCGCTACACGTTCATCGCCACCAACACGATCGCGATCCTGCTCGCCGCCTACCTGCTGCTGCGGATGTTCGGTTTCGGGCTGACCTCGGTGGCGGCGCCGGCCCTGCTGGCGGCGATGTTTCTCACCGAGAGCGTGTCCAGCACGCTGGTATTCACCAACATCAACGGTGTGGTCCTGCTGGCCGAGGTGCTGTTCTTGCGCTGGGTGCTCGACGGCCGCGAGGGCCGCCAATGGTGGGCCGGTGTCGCGATAGGACTGACCCTGGTGGTCAAACCGGTGCTGGCGCCGCTGTTGCTGCTACCGGTGCTCAACCGGCAGTGGCGGCCGCTGATCGGCGCGGTCGCGGCACCGGTGCTGTTCAACCTGGTCGCGTTTCCGCTGGCCAGCGATCCGACCAGCTATTTCGCCCACACTGTTCCCTACATCATGGGCACCCGGGACTACTTCAACTCCTCGATCCTGGGCAACGGCGTGTTCTTCGGCCTGCCTCCCGCGCTGATCCTGTTCCTGCGGGTGTTGTTCACCGCGATCGCGGCGCTCAGCCTGTGGCTGCTGTACCGCTACTACCGCACCCGCGACCCTCGGTTCTGGCTGCTGACCTCCTCGGGCGTGCTGTTGACCACGTCGTTCCTGGTGCTGTCACTGGGCCAGGGCTACTACTCGATCGTGCTGTTCCCCTTCCTGATGACGGTGGTGCTGCCGAACTCGGTGCTGCGCAACTGGCCGGCGTGGCTGGGCGTCTACGGCTTCATGACGCTGGACAAGTGGCTGATCTTCCGGTGGATGAACGTCGGGCGGCCGCTGGATTACCTCAAGATCACCTACGGCTGGTCGCTGCTGCTGATCGTGGTGTGCGCGGTGCTGTGTTACCGCTACCTCGATGCGCGGGAGGCCGACCGCCTCGACCACGGGATCGATCCGGCGTGGCTGGCGGATGAGACGGACAGGGTTAACGTGGAGGCATGA